The following proteins are encoded in a genomic region of Nocardioides renjunii:
- a CDS encoding beta-ketoacyl-ACP synthase III: protein MAALTDRTGAPHARIMGVGAYRPVRVVPNSDVVDAIDSSDEWIQQRSGIRTRRWAGPDESVQMMSVEASRIALERAGLDAGQIDCVVVATVSHLLQTPAVATAIAHELGTDAAAFDISAACSGFCHGIALASDLVRAGSSRYVLVVGVERLTDILDLTDRGTAFIFADGAGAAVVGPSETPGIGPVVWGSDGEQFDLIRQREDWRDVVGTPEVPGSGVMPHLTMQGNPVFRWASFAMAKIGQQALDAAGVSLDDLDVFVPHQANMRIIDAMARSMKLPGTVRIARDVAEQGNTSAASVPLALDRMMEEGEARPGDTALLIAFGAGLSYAAQVVTVP, encoded by the coding sequence ATGGCGGCGCTCACCGACAGGACCGGAGCCCCCCACGCCCGCATCATGGGCGTGGGTGCCTACCGACCCGTCCGGGTCGTCCCCAACTCCGACGTCGTCGACGCGATCGACTCCAGCGACGAGTGGATCCAGCAGCGCTCCGGCATCAGGACGCGCCGCTGGGCCGGTCCCGACGAGTCGGTGCAGATGATGTCCGTCGAGGCCTCGCGCATCGCCCTCGAGCGGGCCGGTCTCGACGCCGGCCAGATCGACTGCGTGGTCGTCGCGACGGTCAGCCACCTGCTCCAGACCCCGGCCGTCGCCACGGCGATCGCCCACGAGCTCGGCACCGACGCCGCCGCCTTCGACATCTCCGCCGCCTGCTCCGGGTTCTGCCACGGGATCGCCCTCGCCTCGGACCTCGTCCGCGCCGGCAGCTCCCGCTACGTCCTGGTCGTCGGTGTCGAGCGCCTGACCGACATCCTCGACCTCACGGACCGCGGCACCGCCTTCATCTTCGCCGACGGCGCCGGCGCGGCCGTCGTGGGTCCCAGCGAGACGCCCGGCATCGGCCCGGTCGTGTGGGGCTCCGACGGCGAGCAGTTCGACCTCATCCGGCAGCGCGAGGACTGGCGCGACGTCGTCGGCACCCCCGAGGTCCCCGGCAGTGGCGTGATGCCGCACCTCACCATGCAGGGCAACCCGGTCTTCCGCTGGGCGTCGTTCGCGATGGCCAAGATCGGCCAGCAGGCGCTGGACGCGGCCGGCGTGAGCCTCGACGACCTCGACGTCTTCGTGCCCCACCAGGCCAACATGCGCATCATCGACGCGATGGCCCGCTCGATGAAGCTGCCCGGCACCGTCCGGATCGCCCGCGACGTCGCCGAGCAGGGCAACACCTCCGCCGCGTCGGTCCCACTCGCCCTCGACCGGATGATGGAGGAGGGCGAGGCCAGGCCGGGCGACACCGCGCTCCTCATCGCCTTCGGCGCCGGCCTGTCCTACGCCGCCCAGGTCGTCACCGTCCCCTGA
- a CDS encoding beta-ketoacyl-[acyl-carrier-protein] synthase family protein, protein MPSTRVVVTGLGATSPVGGDVASTWQAMLAGTSGVRYLDDEWVDQLPVKIGGRVAVEPSEVLDRVKARRLDRSSQFAMVAAEQAWADAGLEGSGLDPERLAVAVASGIGGVTTLLANYDALLEKGARRVSPLAVPMLMPNAPAANVSLKYGARAAVHAPTSACASGNEAIAMALDLIRLGRADVVLAGGTEAAMHPLPMAAFANMMALSKTASGDDGRDPSSVSRPWDSARDGFVLGEGGALLVLESEEHARARGATIYAEVRGAGISNDAHDIAQPDPEGRGGTRAIQMALREGDVDPATVVHVNAHATSTPKGDIAEGLMLHAVLGEHVDRCVVTSTKSMTGHLLGGAGALEAVATVMALRDRVSPPTINLDDKDPEVHLDIPTSRRDLPDGDIVALNNSFGFGGANVAVAFGSI, encoded by the coding sequence ATGCCCTCGACCCGCGTAGTCGTCACCGGCCTCGGCGCCACCTCCCCCGTCGGTGGAGACGTCGCCTCCACGTGGCAGGCGATGCTCGCCGGCACGTCCGGCGTCCGGTACCTCGACGACGAGTGGGTCGACCAGCTGCCGGTCAAGATCGGCGGCCGCGTCGCCGTCGAGCCGTCCGAGGTGCTCGACCGCGTCAAGGCCCGCCGGCTCGACCGGTCGAGCCAGTTCGCGATGGTCGCTGCCGAGCAGGCCTGGGCCGATGCCGGGCTCGAGGGCTCCGGCCTCGACCCCGAGCGCCTCGCTGTCGCCGTCGCCTCCGGGATCGGCGGCGTCACGACGCTGCTGGCCAACTACGACGCGCTGCTCGAGAAGGGCGCGCGCCGCGTCTCGCCGCTCGCCGTGCCGATGCTGATGCCCAACGCCCCGGCCGCCAACGTGAGCCTCAAGTACGGCGCGCGCGCTGCCGTCCACGCACCCACGTCGGCCTGCGCGTCCGGCAACGAGGCCATCGCGATGGCCCTCGACCTGATCCGCCTCGGCCGTGCCGACGTCGTGCTCGCCGGCGGCACCGAGGCCGCGATGCACCCGCTGCCCATGGCGGCGTTCGCCAACATGATGGCCCTGTCCAAGACCGCCAGCGGCGACGACGGGCGCGACCCGTCGTCCGTCTCCCGTCCCTGGGACTCCGCCCGCGACGGCTTCGTGCTCGGTGAGGGCGGCGCCCTGCTCGTCCTCGAGTCCGAGGAGCACGCCCGCGCCCGCGGCGCCACGATCTATGCCGAGGTGCGCGGCGCCGGCATCAGCAACGACGCGCACGACATCGCGCAGCCCGACCCCGAGGGCCGCGGCGGCACCCGCGCCATCCAGATGGCGCTGCGCGAGGGCGACGTCGACCCCGCCACCGTGGTCCACGTCAACGCCCACGCCACCTCCACACCCAAGGGCGACATCGCGGAGGGCCTCATGCTGCACGCCGTCCTCGGCGAGCACGTCGACCGCTGCGTCGTGACCAGCACCAAGTCGATGACCGGCCACCTCCTCGGTGGCGCCGGCGCGCTCGAGGCCGTCGCGACCGTGATGGCCCTGCGCGACCGGGTCAGCCCCCCGACGATCAACCTCGACGACAAGGACCCCGAGGTCCACCTCGACATCCCGACGTCGCGGCGCGACCTGCCCGACGGGGACATCGTGGCCCTCAACAACTCCTTCGGCTTCGGCGGCGCCAACGTCGCCGTGGCCTTCGGGAGCATCTGA
- a CDS encoding acyl carrier protein → MATTEEIRADLADIVNEVAGVDADDVQLDKSFVDDLDVDSLSMVEVVVAAEEKFGVTIPDDEVKNLKTVGDAVAYIERAQG, encoded by the coding sequence ATGGCCACCACCGAAGAAATCCGCGCCGACCTCGCTGACATCGTCAACGAGGTGGCCGGCGTCGACGCCGACGACGTCCAGCTGGACAAGTCCTTCGTGGACGACCTCGACGTCGACTCGCTCTCCATGGTCGAGGTCGTCGTGGCCGCCGAGGAGAAGTTCGGCGTGACCATCCCGGACGACGAGGTCAAGAACCTCAAGACCGTGGGTGACGCCGTCGCCTACATCGAGCGCGCCCAGGGCTGA